The following DNA comes from Methanosarcina vacuolata Z-761.
ATAGTATCTTCATCATGTTCAACGACTATCAGAGTATTTCCCAAATCTCGCAAGGTCTGGAGGGTCTGGATTAGTCGCTCGTTATCTCTTTGATGTAACCCTATTGAAGGCTCGTCGAGCACATAGAGCACGCCCATGAGGTTTGAGCCAATCTGAGTAGCTAGCCGGATTCGCTGTGCTTCTCCGCCTGAGAGAGTGCCTGCACCTCTCGAAAGGGTAAGATAGCCGAGCCCCACATGCTCTAAAAAACCGAGTCTGGAACGGATTTCCTTTAAGACTTGCTTTGCGATTTCTTTTTCCTTTTCCGAGAGCTCCACGTTTTCGAAAAACCTGATACACTCCAGGATCGAGAGGTTGGCTATATCTACAATAGATTTCCCGCCGAATTTCACTGCAAGCACTTTTTCCTTCAGTCGCTTGCCTTCACATTTTGGGCAGGGCTTAACCTGCATGAATTTCTCAAGTTCCTTCCTACGGTACTCGGATTTTGTCTGTCTGTAAAGCCTCTCTGCCTGTGGGAGCAGCCCTTCCCAGGTGCCTTTGTGAGACCAGTAGGCATCACCATTTTTCATGCTCATGCTGAACTGCATGAGCTCGTCCGAACCGTACATGAGAACATTATACTGTTCATCTGTGAGATCTTCAATAGGAGTAAATATGTCAAAACCAAAGTGTTTTGCCACGGCTGTCAGATACTGACTTCGGTAACCATCCAGGAAATTCCTGTATATGGCAACCGCACCGTCTGCAATACAGAGAGTTTTATTCGGAATAATGAGGTCAGGGTCAAACTCCATCTTAAACCCTAGCCCATTGCAGGCTTCACAGGCCCCAAAAGGACTGTTGAAGGAAAACATCCTGGGCTGGAGTTCTTCAAAAGCCATGCCGCAGACCGGACAGGCCATATTAGAGGAATAAAGGTGGTCTTTTCCTTCAGAATCAACTGCAATTAAGAGTCCTTCGGCTTTCTTGAGAGCGATTTCGCAGGCTTCGACAAGCCTTGAGCGGTCTTCTGAAGGGTCCAGCCGGTCAACCACGACTTCAATATCATGTTTTTTGTATCGGTCAAGAGTAATCTCGTCGTCAGTCCTGTGAATCTCGCCGTTTACCCTCATCCGCGCAAAGCCTTCACTGTTCAGTTCTCTGAAGAGCTGCTGGTATGTCCCTTTTTTCTGGCGGACTATAGGAGCAAGAATGGTAACCATTCCCTCACATTCCTTGCGAAGGTTGTCCGCAATTTTTTCAGGCGACTGGGCCTCAATTTTTATGTTGTGGGTCGGGCAGTGAGGTGTACCGACTCTTGCAAAAAGAAGCCTCAAGTAATCGTAAATTTCAGTGACTGTCCCTACCGTACTTCGGGGGTTTTTCGAGGTCGTTTTCTGTTCAATGGATATTGCCGGAGATAAACCTTCGATGCTGTCCACATCCGGCTTGTTCATAAGCCCGAGGAACTGCCGCGCATAAGCCGAGAGAGACTCCACATAGCGCCGCTGCCCTTCGGCATAAACCGTGTCAAAAGCCAGGGTGGATTTCCCTGAGCCTGATACCCCTGTAATAACAATTAATTTGTCCCGCGGGAGTTCCAACGTGATGTTTTTCAGGTTGTGTTCCCGTGCCCCTTTAATAATAATATTTTTCATTTTCCTTCTCTCGGGTTTTTGTCCAGTTGAATCGGTTAGATGAGAATTTAAGGTTAGAGTAAATTCCGGATTCTTACATTAGAGTAAATTCCGGATTTTTACATCAGAGTAAATTCTGGATTTTATTAGAGCAAAGCCTGGATTTTTAAGTTAGATATCTAAAAATCCAGAAATGATATGAATTTATGAATTTTAAGAAACTTTTTTGAAAAACCTGAAGTTTATATTCACTTATCAAGCAGTTTTTTTCAGGCAGATAATTCCATGTATTATTATAAATAAGTAGTGATAATTACATGAAGTTGATTTCACTCCTCATATATATGACAATTTTCGGATTCATGCTACCCCGTTTTTCGATACATACAGCAGAATGCAGACTTTTTATTAATAGAGTAATATAGCGGAGTGAAAGTATTCCGCGGTAAACAACCGGTTTTTTGAATTTAGACTTGGTAGATTGCATTCATCGATATGGAATTGTATAGTGTTCTTATCTTCAATTTTTAATCTGTTTGCCTTCAATACTTTCAGTCCAGAATGATCATTTTCTCTACAAACCAGCGTGAATAACCTTGTCAAGCTAGGAACTGATTTCCAAAAAAGAAGGAGAAAAACATCGGTAGACTGTAAAAAGAGCGAGTTTGAACTTTTAATTATATAACAGATGGCTAGACTACGCCGATTACAAATAATTATCTACTTTAGAATATTTTAGTAGATTTATATTAAATTTACACAAGAGTACTAATATGAGAAGTACCCTGGTGATAGTACTTTAATATTTTCTGTCTTCAAAAAGGGAAGGGTATTTATCTTTAAGTAAGTTAGGAAATTCTTTGCCTATTTTTGTATTTTGAGAATATTTTAACTCTCAAGAAGTGATAGTAGTTAATTAGTTAACTTTGTTTTTCCTGAGAGTAAGTCTTATAAACAGATTAAAACAGTTCATTAAAATCAGAAAACGAAGGTTCAGAATTAAAAACGTATTCATAGCTTCACATAGTAACTTGCCAAACATTTAACTATTATTAAATGAGTTAAATGAAATAAAAAAGTAACGATAATAAAAGGAGGTGAAGAAATGCTTGAGGACAGAGAAAAATTGATACTAGCTATTTTGCTGGCAATAGGCATTGTATTAATAATAACAAATACGGCATCAGCTTATTATAGCCTTCCTGGTCCACCAGTTACTTGGAACGACAGTGTATGTATGATCTAATAATGTAAAACATGAAAACAGTTCTAAAAACGGTTTTTTTTCTTTTTAGGAATCTTAACTTATTTTCTCAGGGCAAATATCATTTAATAACCCACATTTTATATATTAGATTTTCAAAGATCAAACATGATAGCAATTTTTTGCCTTAAAAAGTTTATTGAGGCATAGTGCACAGGATTTTTTCGGCTAAACAAAAAGCGTGAAACAAAAAACTAAGCACATCGGAAGGTCAAATTTTCCGGAATTTTTTATAAGTTTCACGTGAAATCCTGCTCGGCTTCAAGGAAAACTTGAATCGCCTCTTTTATTCTCTCCATGGCTTGCTCAACATTTTTTCTCTGAGTGTAACAACTCTATATGTCAGGAATTTTGCAGTATATAACCCCCATCCTGATATTTGAAAAGTAGAAAAAATGACAAAACAAGTCTTTGAAAATTCATAATTTTTTAGTTTTTAAAATATTATTTCTCTAAACTATCACTTTTTACAATAAAAAGACACCCATATTTAAAACACATAACTTTTTGAAAATTTTGAAAACCGTTGACTATAGTTATATATAACTGAAGTCTTGTTAATTTCGATGCTTCTTTTTGGACATATTGGGGTTACATTGGGAATATTCTTCGGACTTGGGTTTTTCATACCTCGGCTAAAGACCATTATAGATCCAAGATACTTAGCCATTGGAGCTCTCTTGCCCGACTTAATAGACAAACCTTTAGGAATGATTATCTTTGCTTCTACCTTTGAAAACGGACGCATTATAAGTCATACTCTATTATTCGTTCTTTCATTATTCCTGGTGGCTCTATATCTATACGAAAAGAAAAAAGATATCAAGGTTCTTAGCCTTGCTTCAGGTTCTTTCTTCCACCTTATGGAAGATCAGATGTGGGCAACTCCTAAAACTCTACTCTGGCCACTCCTGGGATGGAATTTCCCAAAAAGTCAGACGGATTTCAATGGGATTGAATACTTAACAAAACTGTTTGAAAAGTCGTTTACATTTCACATCTCGTTTTCTTCCGTTCCTGAAATTCTGGGGATGGGAATAATAGTTATTTTGGCTTTACACTGGTTAATAAAAGAATTTGGACAAAACAAATTTTAACAACAAAAACAGGCTCTTAAATTGAAAACAGAAAGGAATCTTCAACTCATATCGGATTAAGGTGTACGGGATGAAGAAGATTCAGAAATACATTAAAATTTAATTATTTAATTTTTTTAGAAACTCGCCAGGATAGCCATCATTTTCCATAAAATGCTGCTTTTCTAACTTTCAGGTTTGGTTCTTGAATCTTTTAAGATCTGGAAATTGATTATAGCAACCTTTCGGGAAGTCCTTGTACAAAATACCCTCTAAATTACTGTCCCCAGTGAATTGCTTTTTTTACAGAAATCCAAAAATGGAGAAAATTTATTGAAAATTTGAACAATATAACATATAAACAGTATAACATATAAACGATTTAAAATATAAATAATTTAACATATAAACGGGTTAATATATAAACTATTTAATATACAAACGAGTTAATATAGAAATAATTTAACATATAAACAATTTAACATATACATGTTTTAAAATACTAAGATATCTAAAAATTTGTACTTTCAGAATTTGACACTTTTGGTACAAATTAAAAATTATGAAATTGTAGTTAAGCGGTTCAGTCACTCAAGTCCTAATTATATAAAAGCTGTAGCAAGGAAATATAAGAACCGGTTTTTAGACTCAAATTTTAACGCTTAAAGAGGGGATAGATATTGTTAAAAAAGTACAATTGTTTGACAAATAAGCCCAATAGGCACCTTGCCCTTTATTTATGCCTGATGATACTTGTCTCTCTGGCCTCACTTGGCTGCCTGGAGGCTTCAGGGCCTGAAAAGGGTACATTAGAGGATACGCAGGAAAATACGTCAGAAAATACACTAAAAGTCCAGATCCTGGCCATTAATGACCTCCACGGTCAGATTGAACCGTCCACCAGCAAAGTGGTTACGGGTTATAATGAGACCGGAGCTCCCATATGCGTTGATTCCGGAGGCATGGAGTATCTGGCCACTCACATAAAGGAACTCAGCTCTGAGAACCCCAATACATTTGTGGTATCGGCAGGCGATTCTATGGGTGCCAGCCCGCTTTTCTCAGCCCTGTTCCAGGATGAACCGACAATAAAAGCTCTCAATATGATGGGGATCGACTTTTCAGCCGTAGGCAACCATGATCTGGACGAAGGACTGGGCGAGCTCATGCGTATTCAGAATGGCAGCTGCCAGCCGACAGATGGCAACCTGAGTAACTCCTCCTTTGAAGGAGCACATTTCCAGTTTCTGGCTGCAAATATAGTCAATGAGAGCACCAACGCCACAATATTCCCTGCCTATAACATTACCTACGTCCAGGGAGTTCCAATAGGGTTCATTGGAATTGCCCTAAAAGACACACCGTACATAGTGACTGCCTCCAAAGTGAAAGGGCTCAGGTTCCTGGACGAAGCCACGACCATTAATGAACAGGTCAAAAAGCTGAAGAGTATGGGCGTAAAAACCATAGTGGTGATCATCCATGATGGCGGTTCCCAGGAGGGACTATATAACGAGAGCCTGAACATGAGCGGCCCTATTTTAGATGTCATTAATGCCACCGACGATGAAGTAGATGTTTTCATCACTGGCCATACCCATCAAGCTTACAATGCCGTTATTGACGGCCGTCTGGTAACAGAAGCCGGTTCAGCAGGTAATTTACTCACGGATATCGATCTGGTGATAAGCAACGAGACCTGTGATGTAATCGAGGAAAGGTCCAGAAATGTCATAGTTTCCAGAGACGTTCCTGAAGACTCCGAAATAAGCGAGCTGATAGAGGAATATGAATCTCAGGTTGCACCCCTTGCGGATCGGGTGATCTGTAACATCACAGAGAATATTACAAGTACAGCCAGTGATTCAGGTGAATCTGCTCTGGGCGACGTCATAGCCGATGCTCAGTTATATGCTACTTCTAACTCAAGCAATGGCGGTGCTGTTATAGCTTTCACGAACCCAGGCGGTATTCGTACAGACCTGGTATATGATCAAATTAGCGGTGAGGAACTTCCCGGTCAGGTTACTTATGGAGAGGCCTTCAGTGTCCAGCCTTTTGGAAACGACCTGGTCACAATGACCTTAAACGGCACTCAGATCGACGCCTTGCTGGAACAGCAGTTTGACAACCCATCCCCTGGCAGTAAGCGAATATTGCAGGTCTCAAAAGGCTTTAGTTATACCTGGAACGAAAGCGCCCCCACGGGCGAGAAGGTCGATATATCCAGTATAAAAATCAATGGAACTTCTATCGATCCGAGCAGTACTTACCGCGTAACAATGAATGGATTCCTGGCTGATGGAGGAGATAATTTCTCTGTAATGAAAGAAGGGACCGATAGGATGGTAGGATCTCCAGACTTAGATGCCTTTGTCAATTACCTGGAGACCTTTTCTCCTCTGGCTCCCGGATCTGAGAACCGCATAGTTATGGAAAAATAAGAATATAGAAGAATATCGGGAAGAACATAGGAAAGAATACAGGGAAGAATCTATAAAAATATATAAAAATATATAAAAATGTAGAAAAATATAGAGAAGAAGATAGGGAAGAATATAGAGAAGTGAGTTACCAATCCGGCAGTTTTCCCTGCCGGGATATTTTTTACTGACAACTTCCTTCCCACCATGAATAGGCTGTTCGACAACAACTGGCAATCAAAGTTGGGGTGGTGCATCCAGATGCCAGGCAAGGAAGTATTAGACTGAAATAGATCTAGCAACGGAACTGAACTGGGTAACCTATCTTTTGCCTGATTTTCAAAGGTTCACCGCATAACCCAAAGCAGTGTGAGCTGCTAACAGGTACTGTCTTGTAGAATCAAATGTAGTTTTGAGACAGGTTGTTGTAACAGCTTTTTGCATTTTTTTCTCTATGAAACCACGTTTCTTCAAAAGTTACTTTACAACACATGGTGCTATATTCATACCCTTTGATTCCTTATGCACTCTTTTCCACCATGCCCTAATTTATTGCTTCTATACATGCGTATTTTCTTACATCGTTCTCGTTCAAAGTTTCAAAAATTCTCTCATTTTTGTTCGATTTCTTCTGGATACTTTTGACCATTTTCAGGTAAATGGAAACATTGTACGTTTTATATAGCTGGAGAGTATATTTTGTTCGAATAATTTAAGGTTCAATAGCCTTTGTGCTGTGAAGCTTTAGGTAGCGGATTCCTTGATTTTCAAAGTGTGGAGGAGTGTGGCAATGAATATCACATTAATTGGCATGGCCGGAGCGGGGAAAAGTACTATTGGGAGAGCCCTTGCGAAGCGCCTTGGCTATACTTTTATCGATGTGGATCACCTGATAAGGGAAAGCACCGGAATGCCCCTCCAGAATCTGATTGATAAAGAGGGAGATTCGGCTTTTATCAGATTTGAAGAAGAAGCCATTCTAAAGCTTGGGCAGGTGGACAGGAGCGTTATTTCTCCTGGCGGGAGTGTAATTTATTCCGAAAAAGCCATGACTCATTTAAAAAAAATCTCAAAAATAATCTTCCTGGACGCTGCCTTTAGAAGCATTGCCAGAAGGCTTCCCAATGCACGAAAAAGAGGTATAGTAGGACTCAGGGATAGGAGCCTGAAAGAGCTTTTTGAAGAAAGGAAGGTCTTTTATCAGAAATATGCTGATTTTTCAATAAAGCTCAAAGGGAGAGAAAATATTCAGGAAATTGCTGAAAAGATTGTTGAGTTATGTTTTGAAGAGAGTACCTGAAATTGTGGCTTAAACTGGTTTATTAAGGTTTACAGTTGTGTTTTAATATAATTGCTTTTTCGAGGTAGAGATTTTTAGATTTATCCATTTTAAATTTTCTATCAGAGTCTCTAACTTTAAGAATAGCTTCTTTTAAGGACATTTTCATTCAGGAACGGTTTTATTTAAGAACAATCGGCTTTATGGATGACATACTTTAAGGACAGTTTACTTTAAAGCAGTTCAGATATATGGTTTACCTCATTAATAGCCTGTTAGAACAGCTTACTTAAAACAATAATAGCCTGTTAGAACGGCTTACTTAAAGCAATAATAGCCTGTCAGAACAGCTTACTTAAAACAATAATAGCCTGTTAGAACGGCTTACTTAAAACAATAATAGCCTGTCAGAACGGCTTACTTAAAACAATAGTTTACTTTATTAGCAATCAGGTCTTCAATCTGAGCAAAATCTCTCAGTTTATAACGTTTAAGCATCGGCCTGCAGGAAAAAAGGTCCGAGCAGCAGGAGACATAAAATGGCATCAAGTCGTTTCATAATTACGGTTATAGGCAGCGACCGGGTAGGAATTGTTGCCAGGATCACTACTGTGATGGCAAGTTTCAATGTAAATATTGTTGACATTACTCAGACTATCATGCAGGATATATTTACCATGATTATGCTTGCAGAAGCTCCACAGGAGAATTTCGACCTTGCAGCTTTCCAGGAGGCTATGAGTACCGAGGGAAAGAGCCTTGGAGTCGAGGTCAAGGTACAGCACGAAGACGCATTCCGTTTCATGCACAGGATCTGATCTGGAGACTATCTGAAAATGATCTGGAAAATGATCTGGAAAATGATCTGGAAAATGATCTGGAAAATTAATCTGTCTGGAATGAGAGGTAATTTTTCATGTATATAAACCCAAAAGAAATTCTGGAAACAATCCAGATGGTCAGGATGGAACATCTCGACATCAGAACCGTAACAATGGGTATCAGCCTGAGGGACTGCAGCCATCCTGATATTGAGGTTTTCAATGAGAATATCTACGAAAAGATAACCACCCGTGCAAAAGAACTTGTGGGTACAACGAATGAAATCCAGAGCCTCTACGGAATTCCAATAATCAATAAGCGAATCTCAGTAACTCCAATAGCTGTGGCAGCCGAAAGTTGCAGGTCTCCTGATTTTGTTTCCATTGCAAAAACCATGGACGAAGCTGCAAAAGACGCACAGGTAGACTTTATAGGAGGTTTCAGTGCCCTTGTCCACAAAGGCGCAACCGTTGGGGATCTAAAGCTTATCAATTCCATTCCTGAAGCTCTTAAAAGCACGGAAAAGGTATGCTCGTCGGTAAATGTTGCCACTACAAAAACCGGGATCAATATGGATGCAGTTGGCTTGATGGGCAGCATCATTAAAAAGACCGCGGATTTGACTGCGGATAGGGATGGGATAGGCTGTGCCAAGCTTGTGGTTTTTGCAAATGCCCCTGAAGACAATCCCTTTATGGCAGGAGCCTTTCACGGAATTGGGGAGCCTGAATGCGTTATCAACGTTGGGGTCAGTGGGCCTGGCGTTGTGAATGCTGCAATCCGCGAGCTTGAAAAACCGAATCTTACAGAAATTTCGGAGACAATCAAAAAGACAGCCTTTAAAATAACCCGCATGGGAGAAATGGTAGGTCGGGAGGTTTCTCGAAGGCTTGGAGTCGAATTCGGGATTCTTGACCTTTCCCTGGCTCCGACGCCTGCAATTGGGGACAGCGTTGCTGCGATTCTTGAAGCAATGGGACTTGAACGCTGTGGGGCTCACGGAACGACTGCAGCCCTTGCCCTGCTGAATGATGCCGTAAAAAAAGGCGGAGCAATGGCTTCCTCCTCAGTAGGAGGCCTGAGTGGGGCTTTTATCCCTGTCAGTGAGGATGCGGGCATGATCGAAGCCGTCAGGGCCGGAGCCCTCAGCCTGGAAAAGCTTGAAGCTATGACCAGCGTCTGCTCGGTCGGCCTTGATATGATCGCAGTTCCTGGTGATACTCCTGCTTCCACCCTTTCGGCTATTATCGCTGACGAGATGGCCATAGGAGTAATAAATAGAAAAACAACGGCAGTCAGAGTTATCCCGGCTCCTGGAAAAGGGGTTGGGGATTCCGTAGAATTCGGCGGCCTGCTTGGAAATGCTCCTATTATGCCGGTAAGTGATTTCAGTTCCGAAGTTTTCGTAAAACGGGGGGGAAGAATCCCGGCTCCTATACAGTCACTTACAAACTGAAGGGTGAACCAGCCGGTAAATCCGGCACCTTATTTTTTGTTTTTCGGAAGCGGGTCGACAATCCATCAAGTATTTTTCAATATGGAGCTACTGATTTTTGTCATGGAATAATATCTACAGGGCATTTTTTTGAAACTGTTTTGGCTTAAATGTTTTGGCTTAAATGTTTTGGCTTATAATTTTTTGGCTTATAATTTTTTGTCCGGAAATAATATTTGCTTGAAAGCAATTTTTTGTATAATTAATTTAAAATAATTTACGCTACTCGTATATCCTGGAGTAAGGGATAGATGGGGTATCATCGAATAAATGAATATCCTGAGGCCGCTGATCCTTCTCTTCGAATACGTGTTTGGGGGAACATAATATTTCGGAGAGGCTGTATTGGGGGATGCAGTAAGTGGATTCAGCGCCTCAAGTGGATTCGGCGCTTCAAGTGGATTCAGCGCCTCTGGACTTCTTCTTGCTGTTCTTTTGATTTGTTTTTGATTTGTTTATACTTTTAATTGAAGAATTCAGGATGCAAAGCTCCGAGTTCCGCTTGAAAGCCGGTATCTGGACCTTAAGGAGGCATAGCAACGAGTAGAACTGCACCGAAAACGTATATCACATCCGGACACAGTGCCTGTCCGGGTTGCTGTGATGCTTTTGCTGCAAAATTTACACTCATGGGAGCAGGTCCTGACAGTATTGTTGTCAACCCTACTGGCTGCCTGGAAGTTACAAGTACGCCTTTTCCGCGTTCTTCATGGCAGGTTCCCTGGATCCACTCCCTTTTTGAAAATGGAGCTTCAGTGGCTTCAGGTATTGAAGCTGGCTTAAAAGCCCTTGGTAAAAAGAAAGATACTAAAATTATAGTTATTGCAGGCGACGGTGCCACGATGGATATAGGCTTCGGGGCTATTTCAGGTGCGTTTGAGCGGGGCCACGACTTTACCTATGTATGTATGGACAACGAAGCCTATATGAACACCGGAGTCCAGCGCAGCAGTGGAACGCCCTATGGTGCAAGCACAACGACCACTCCAGCCGGAAAATTCTCCTTTGGAAACCCTTTTCCCAAAAAGAATATGCCTGCAATTATAGCAGCTCATGGATCTCCATATGTGGCCACGACCTCCATAGGTTTCCCAAGAGACATGATTCGTAAGGTCAAAAAGGCAACTGAAGTCATAGGCCCTACCTATATCCATGCTCATGCTCCGTGTACAACAGGCTGGGGTTTTGATACCTCAAAGACTCTGGAGATCGCCAAACTCGCAGTTGAAACCTGCCTCTGGCCCATGTATGAGATGGAAAACGGGGAAATTACCCAGGTCAGGAAAATTAAGAACCCAAGGCCGGTCGAAGAATATCTGAAAGTCCAGAAAAGGTTCAAACATCTCTTCACCATGGAAGGCGGTGAAGAAGAAATAAAGAAGATTCAGGCCATGGCGGACTGGAATATAAAACATTTCGGGCTTCAGTGAAAAATGAAGTTCTTGTATCATGAATTTTTATTTCGAATTTACCCAGAGCGCCCTCATCGTTTCCCTTATTGCTTCGATATTTTTTATATTATCTTCATCATTTATGATATCAAGTTCATTAAAGGATTCAAGAGCTATCTTAGCTGCAATTGAGGCATCGTTCAGATACTTGCTCCCTGCATAGCTCACAATGGTCTGGAGGGCAGAAGATGCCTGGAAAACCGCACTTTCCATGTTTTCGTCCTCAGCTTTTTTCCCAACTTCTTCAATAGAACCTGCTATACTTCTCACCGTGTCCTGAAGGTTTTCTTGCATGGCTTCAGCAGCCATCTCCTGAAGCATAAGCTCTACTCCCACTGCAGCCTCCTCAAGGTTTTTCTGGGCAGTAAGTTTTCCAATATCCCCAAGGCATGAGATACATATTGCCGTATTTTCCGAAAGATTTGGAAACTTCACTCTGGTAACTGCTTTTCCGATTTCTCCAAGCCCGATTATAACTGCCATGGTTTCTCTTTCATTATTGAGAAGAGCTGCCGTATTTCCGCTTTTCCCGAGTACTGAAGCTGCGAGTTTGGCTACCGTTTCCATCTGCTGTTCAGCAGCTATTTTTCCTATAGCTCCAAATGAAAGTAGCACCTGGATAGTTGTGTCCTGCATATTCTGCTCTATGGAGCACTGCAACAGCCTTTCAAGGGCGCGGATGGCATTGACTGCGGCATTCTCCATGCCCTGGAGAGTGGCAGCTTTTCCGATTTCCTTTATGGAAACTACAGTTTTTTCAGCTTCTGGTTCTTTTCTCTCATTTAGATAACCTGTGCCGATTTCGGTCAGAAAATTAAGGGCCTTACTAACTCCTTCGTCAAACCCTTCATTAATGGAATTAAAGCCCATACTTACCATTTTGTCTTCTTCCTTTGAAATCATGGCATAAGACTCCTTTTCAGCTGTTAGGCCTTCTCATAAAAGATTTGCGAGAAGAGCTTTAGTACACGTTTTTCTTAAAAAATCTGTTATTCTCGTCAATTAATACTCCGTTTTATTTTTCTACTTATTTTCCAGATGATCTTGATTTATGTTTTCCTTTATTCAAATATTTTCAGGTAATGGTGAGCTTTCAGACGAGTTAATAAGTCATTAAATTGATAAACTCATTAGATAAAATTATTAAACTGGCTAGAAAAGGATTTTATTTCTCCTTATTAGGTATCCGCCAATTCGCATTACCCGCAGTCTATAAAACATGCATTAAGAAGGCGATTTATCTGACGCAGGAAAGAAAAATTCAGTCTCAACAATCCCGGTGCCGGGCAGAAAAGGACTCATTCAGGTGTGAGCTTATAAGCTTTAATGAAGTCTTACGGCTTTCCAGAATTCTTGCCCGAAAAATCAAAGCTTCTGGCTATATGCCTGATCTGATTGTTGCCATCGGGAGAGGAGGTTATGTGCCTGGAAGGTTGGTTTCCGATTTTTTACTCTTCAATGACCTTACCTCAATGAAGATTGAACACTACTCAAGAGCTGCGGACATGCGGGAAGAAGCAAGGATAAAATTCCCTATTCCTGTGGAGATAACAGGAAAAAAAATCTTGATTATCGACGACGTAACCGATACCGGCGAGACGCTTAATCTTGCAGTAGATTACGTTTTAAACCTGAATCCTGCGTCCGTCAGGACTGCAGTGCTCCAGCATAAAATTTCCTCTAATTTCA
Coding sequences within:
- a CDS encoding metal-dependent hydrolase, with protein sequence MLLFGHIGVTLGIFFGLGFFIPRLKTIIDPRYLAIGALLPDLIDKPLGMIIFASTFENGRIISHTLLFVLSLFLVALYLYEKKKDIKVLSLASGSFFHLMEDQMWATPKTLLWPLLGWNFPKSQTDFNGIEYLTKLFEKSFTFHISFSSVPEILGMGIIVILALHWLIKEFGQNKF
- a CDS encoding PFL family protein, with translation MYINPKEILETIQMVRMEHLDIRTVTMGISLRDCSHPDIEVFNENIYEKITTRAKELVGTTNEIQSLYGIPIINKRISVTPIAVAAESCRSPDFVSIAKTMDEAAKDAQVDFIGGFSALVHKGATVGDLKLINSIPEALKSTEKVCSSVNVATTKTGINMDAVGLMGSIIKKTADLTADRDGIGCAKLVVFANAPEDNPFMAGAFHGIGEPECVINVGVSGPGVVNAAIRELEKPNLTEISETIKKTAFKITRMGEMVGREVSRRLGVEFGILDLSLAPTPAIGDSVAAILEAMGLERCGAHGTTAALALLNDAVKKGGAMASSSVGGLSGAFIPVSEDAGMIEAVRAGALSLEKLEAMTSVCSVGLDMIAVPGDTPASTLSAIIADEMAIGVINRKTTAVRVIPAPGKGVGDSVEFGGLLGNAPIMPVSDFSSEVFVKRGGRIPAPIQSLTN
- a CDS encoding shikimate kinase, whose translation is MNITLIGMAGAGKSTIGRALAKRLGYTFIDVDHLIRESTGMPLQNLIDKEGDSAFIRFEEEAILKLGQVDRSVISPGGSVIYSEKAMTHLKKISKIIFLDAAFRSIARRLPNARKRGIVGLRDRSLKELFEERKVFYQKYADFSIKLKGRENIQEIAEKIVELCFEEST
- the uvrA gene encoding excinuclease ABC subunit UvrA: MKNIIIKGAREHNLKNITLELPRDKLIVITGVSGSGKSTLAFDTVYAEGQRRYVESLSAYARQFLGLMNKPDVDSIEGLSPAISIEQKTTSKNPRSTVGTVTEIYDYLRLLFARVGTPHCPTHNIKIEAQSPEKIADNLRKECEGMVTILAPIVRQKKGTYQQLFRELNSEGFARMRVNGEIHRTDDEITLDRYKKHDIEVVVDRLDPSEDRSRLVEACEIALKKAEGLLIAVDSEGKDHLYSSNMACPVCGMAFEELQPRMFSFNSPFGACEACNGLGFKMEFDPDLIIPNKTLCIADGAVAIYRNFLDGYRSQYLTAVAKHFGFDIFTPIEDLTDEQYNVLMYGSDELMQFSMSMKNGDAYWSHKGTWEGLLPQAERLYRQTKSEYRRKELEKFMQVKPCPKCEGKRLKEKVLAVKFGGKSIVDIANLSILECIRFFENVELSEKEKEIAKQVLKEIRSRLGFLEHVGLGYLTLSRGAGTLSGGEAQRIRLATQIGSNLMGVLYVLDEPSIGLHQRDNERLIQTLQTLRDLGNTLIVVEHDEDTIRAADYVFDIGPGAGVHGGYVVAEGTPEEIEQNPESLTGQYLSGEKQIKPPALRRHSDAFIRLKGCRANNLKGIDVNIPIGVLTVVTGVSGSGKSTLIYDTLYKALTKKINKSNVTPGDYNELVFDSEIDKVIVIDQSPIGRTPRSNPATYIKVFDTIRQTFAETKEAKIRGYKSGRFSFNVKGGRCEACQGDGLIKIEMNFLPDVYIECEECKGTRYNQETLEVKYRGKSIAEVLDMTVEEAAEHFANIPAIKRKLDTLIRVGLGYIKLGQSSTTLSGGEAQRIKLTKELSKMCTGKTIYLLDEPTTGLHFHDVKKLITVLNRLVEKGNTVVVIEHNLDVIKSADYIIDLGPEGGNAGGEIVAEGTPEEVSTVQGSYTARFLAPKLSQSYLDMSGEEPYEAVFEEGGEFEAVFEEGGEFEVDCEDLNDDQNEEDSEDFEEGSEEDSKGSRGFKHSKHKDNNAFQEQLI
- a CDS encoding bifunctional metallophosphatase/5'-nucleotidase — its product is MTNKPNRHLALYLCLMILVSLASLGCLEASGPEKGTLEDTQENTSENTLKVQILAINDLHGQIEPSTSKVVTGYNETGAPICVDSGGMEYLATHIKELSSENPNTFVVSAGDSMGASPLFSALFQDEPTIKALNMMGIDFSAVGNHDLDEGLGELMRIQNGSCQPTDGNLSNSSFEGAHFQFLAANIVNESTNATIFPAYNITYVQGVPIGFIGIALKDTPYIVTASKVKGLRFLDEATTINEQVKKLKSMGVKTIVVIIHDGGSQEGLYNESLNMSGPILDVINATDDEVDVFITGHTHQAYNAVIDGRLVTEAGSAGNLLTDIDLVISNETCDVIEERSRNVIVSRDVPEDSEISELIEEYESQVAPLADRVICNITENITSTASDSGESALGDVIADAQLYATSNSSNGGAVIAFTNPGGIRTDLVYDQISGEELPGQVTYGEAFSVQPFGNDLVTMTLNGTQIDALLEQQFDNPSPGSKRILQVSKGFSYTWNESAPTGEKVDISSIKINGTSIDPSSTYRVTMNGFLADGGDNFSVMKEGTDRMVGSPDLDAFVNYLETFSPLAPGSENRIVMEK
- a CDS encoding ACT domain-containing protein — encoded protein: MASSRFIITVIGSDRVGIVARITTVMASFNVNIVDITQTIMQDIFTMIMLAEAPQENFDLAAFQEAMSTEGKSLGVEVKVQHEDAFRFMHRI